GCGCGCTAGTGCGTCGCGCACCTCGCCGGAGAGATCGAAAAATTCCGGCAACGCATTCATCGCGCGTCCAGGAGCGCAGGCGAGAGGTCGGGCCGCACGCTGCGCTCCGACTCCAGCGTGAGCGCGGCCAAGTTCGCGCCGGTTCGCACCGCCTCGGGTAAATCTTGACCGGCGATAAGTCCGCGCAGGGTGCCGGCGATCAACGCGTCGCCCGCTCCGGTAGCGCTCACGCGGCGCGCTTGCGCGGCGGGAACCCTTATGAAGGAGCCGCCCTGAGCGCAGATGATGCCGCGCTCCGCGGATGAGAGCACGACCGCCGGCGCGCCGCGAGCCATCAGGAGGCGGGCCAGTTCTTCTTCCTGCGTGTTGCCCGTGTCGTCCAGATACGACTGCGCCTCGCCTTCATTTATAAAGAGCAGATCGATGGCGTCCAATCGCTCAGGCAGTCTGTGGCTTTTGGGCGCGCTGACGGCATTGACCGCGAGCTTGTAACGCGCGATCGAACGGCGATCGGCGCAGGCGCGCAGGACGGCCTCGGCAACGTTGCACTCGATGAACAGCCAGGGCGCTGCCGCGATCGACTCCCACCGGCCGTCCAGATCGCCCGTCGTCAAGGTTTCGATTGCGCGCATGTCGGCTGCGCCGACGACCAGCTCGCCGCGCTCCATGATGGCGGCATACTCGTCTGTTGCGCCCGCGATCGTTTTTGAAAGGCTGACGTCAACGCCGGCCGCTTTCAATTCGTTCAGCATCGCCTGACCGGAGCGATCGTTTCCGGCGACAGTAAGCAGGGACGTCTGAATTCCCAAACGCGCTAAATTCTCGGCAACGTTGCGCGCAACTCCGCCGAAGACGGCGTCGCCGCGTGCGGCCGGATTCGAAGAGTTAAAGACGACGCTGCCGTGCACGTTGTAACCGCGATCGACGCATGCTCCGCCGATGCACATGACCTGCATGCGAGGCGCTTCGCCCGCCGGCGCGAAGAGCCATGCATGACGAAAGAGGACATCTTTCGGCTGACGCATCTTTCCAGCTGCGCCGGTTGAGCGTCCAAAATGGACGCAGCCGTCCTCGCGCAGGTCCTGCGCGAGCTGCCTAAGATAGCGGATCCGAACGTGCTGGTAGGCACGGCGACCGCTGACGACGCCGGAGTCTATCGGCTCACGGACGAGATCGCTTTGGTGCAGAGCGTCGATTTCTTTACGCCGATCGTGGACGATCCGCGCGATTACGGCCGCATCGCCGCGGCCAACGCGCTTTCGGACATCTACGCGATGGGGGCCCGGCCGGTAAGCGCATTGGCGATCGGCGCGTTCCCCGAGAACATGGACGCGAAGATCATCGGCGCGATTTTGGCGGGCGGCGCAGAAAAGGCGCGCGAGGCCGGCATCGAGATCATCGGCGGCCATACGATCAAAGACGACGAACCGAAATACGGCCTGGCTGTAACCGGCGTCGCGCATCCCGATCGCATCTGGCGCAACGACACCGGAAAACCGGGCGATGCACTTGTCCTAACCAAACCAATCGGCACCGGCATCCTGACGACCGCGCGGCGCAGCGACGCGATCGATGACTTCGCGCTGCGGCCCGCAATCGAGTCGATGCTCACTTTAAACCGGCAAGCTGCAGAAATCGCGGCCGCATTTGACGTGAACGCGGCGACCGACGTCACCGGTTTCGGTTTGATCGGTCACCTCAGCGAGATGACAGCCGGCGGAGCGGGCGCTGAAATCTCGGCGCAAGCCGTGACGTTTTTCGATGGCGTCGAAGCGCTGGCAGCGGCTGATGTCGTTCCGGGCGGAACGCGGACAAATCTTACGCTGGCGTTGGAGCGCGGCGTGCAGTTCGCGCCGGGTATTTCGGCCGCTATGCAGCTGGCGTTGTGCGACGCGCAAACGTCGGGAGGGCTGTTGCTCGCCGTGCCGCCGGATCGATCCACCGAACTCGTGCACGCGTTAAGGAATGCGGGGCTGGCCGGCGCAAGCGAAATCGGATCGCTTACGCCGGAGCCCGTGATTCTAGTTGTCGCCTAGTTAGCTGATGGTCGTGTCGCGGCGCATGCCGAACAGGCCGACCAATCCGACCAATCCGAGCAATCCCCATAATCCGGTTTGCGGATTCGCAGTATAGGCCGTCGTGGCGCTGGACGTCGTTCCGGTCGTTGTCGTTGTCGCCGGGCTCGCTAACGGGGCGGCACCAGTCGTCGCTTGCGCGTATTGAGCAAGAGCGGCGCCCGGCGTCATTGCCAGACCTACTGCCAAAACAGCGCCTGCGACGTACTTGCCGATCGATATTCTCATTGACTCCTCCAAAAAGCTTTAGGAAAGTTTGCATGGTTCTTACCCGCGAGGCAAACCGTCGAACGGGAGGCAGCCGCTTGCCCGCCAAAAGGCGTTTCCAACGCCACACTCGGAGGATCGTATGAAGACTTCGCATCCGGCGCTTCGCGTCGTCACGGTCATCGCGCTCGCGCTCTTTTTTTGCTTGAGCGATCTACCAGATCTTATACGAGTCGCCGGCTATCCGAACGGCGACCTCGGTTTCCGAACAAATGGTAAGATTGTAACGACGGTTTTGCCGAACTCGCCGGCCCAGCGCGCCGGGCTTCGTCCGGGAATGCGCCTCGATCTGTCGGCGCTGACTCCCGCATTCCGCGAGGATGTTATGGGCGGTTATCTGCCTTTGCCGGGCGATGCGATCTCATTCCGGCTCGAACGCCTTGGCCGCTTTACTCCCGTGACTCTGCGCGCCGTGAAGGAAACGACCGCGCCCGCTTTCATCATCATCCGCGAAGTGGTGTTTCTCATACCGCTGCTGATCGGCATTTTCTTGGTTCTCTTGCGGCCGAGCCCAATCACGTGGGGATTTTTTCTGTTCTCCTTGGCCGCCGGAGGATCGCCGCCAACCTCGGTGTTTTCGTCGCGGGTCATCACCAGCTGGCAGTGGCAAACCGCGTGGGGCGACCTTGCCACGTTGCTCCTCACGACGCTTCCAAAGGCGGGCCTTGTACTGTTCGCGTTCAGCCTCGCGCGGCGCCCCCTCCGCTTTTGGCCGTTGAGCGCCATCGCAGCGGTCGCTTTACTTGGAATAGCTGAAGCGGTGCCGGCATTTCTATTTCCGGATACTGCCGCGCTCGGGTTCCCCGCCCTGAACGCCATCTGCGATATTTTGGCCGCGATCATCGCTTTGTCCGGACTCTTTTATGCCTACTCGCACGTCGCTCCGCGCTTGCGTCAAAGGCTCCATTGGATCACGGCCGGCTTCGTCTATTGGATCGTCATCGACGTGATCGACGCGCTGCTCTGGCCGACGTACGAACCCTATTGGGTCCATACCGCGATCGACGCGTCGCAAATAATCTTTCCGCTGGCCGTTGCATACGCGATTTTCCGCGAACGCGTTGTTGATATCAACTTCGTCATCAGCCGAACGGTGGCTTATGGAATCCTAACGACCGTAATCGTCGGCGTCTTCGCGCTCATCGACCTGTTCTTGTCGCGCACCATGGAGGCGCGATTCAGTCTGCCGGTCGACATCGTCGTTGCATTGGTGCTGGGCTTCTTCTTTCACGGAATGCGCAACCGCATCGATGCCGGCGTAGACCGCGTGATATTCCGCAAGCGGCACGCCGCCGAAATATGGCTGGACAAGGCGGCGAAGGCGGTCGTGCACGTGGACGAGCCGGATGCCATCGCGGATTATCTCACGCGCCTCCCGGCCGAAGTGCTCGAACTTACCGGAGCCGCGCTCTACATGCGCCGCGGCGGCGGCTTCGCTTTAGAGCGCTGTGTCGGGTGGAAGCACGAACCTGAATCACTCCTTCGTACTTCGGATCCGTTGGTTGCATTCATCAGTTCTGAATTAGCCTGCGTGCGCGTCAATAATCTGCCGATGCGGGAGAAGCCGGCCGATCGCCACGACACGCCGGTCCTGGCGGTGCCGCTTGTGTTTCGGCGGGAACTCGCCGGATTTGTGCTCTATGGCGCCCATGAAGACGGCGCAGATTTGGACGCCGATGAGGAACGCGCGCTGATTCCGCTGGTCAATAACGCGGCCGTCACGTACGATCACATTGAAGCGCAAGCATTGCGAGAGGAAAACCGGCAGTTGCGGTCGCTGCAGGTGGTGGTTTCATGAAAACGTCGCACCCGGCACTTCGCGTCACCGTCGTAGTCGCGCTCTCGCTGTTTTTTTGCGTATCGTATTTTCCGGATCTTCTTCGGGTCGTCGGGCATCCCAACGGGGACTGGGGTTTTCGAACGAACGGAACCATCGTCACAGTCGTAAGACCGGACTCTCCGGCGCAGCGCGCAGGAATACGGCCTGGCGACCGCATCGATATCAGCGCATTCCCCGAAAAAATCCGTTGGGCAACGCTCGGCGGCTTGGCAATCGCACCCGGCGACGCGTTGACGTTCAAGATCTGGAAACACGGGCGCTTCGAGGATGTAGCCCTGCGGGCCATTGCGGAACGCAACGTAGCGGCGTTCATCGTCATTCGCGAACTCGCGTTTCTTCTGCCCCTGGTCATCGGAGTGTTTCTGGTGCTGCTGCGGCCAAGCCCGATAACATGGGGATTCTTTTTGTTCTCGCTGGCGGCCGGAGGCGCGCCGCCGAACGCCGTGCTGCCTGACAGGCTCCTCCCTTGGTCGGTCTCCACTGCCTGGTTCCGCGTTTACATACTGCTGTTCAACGTAGTTCCGAAGACGGGCCTCGCGCTTTTTGCCTTCGCGCTGGCGCGCCGGCCGCTTGGCGCTTGGCGCACCGCGGCGATTTCAGCCGTTGCAGCGCTCGGAATTATTTCAACCGTTCCATTTTATGTTTTCAACGACACTATCGGTTGGCCTCAGCTCACGGCTTGGTGCGACATAGCCGCATACGCGATTGCGCTCCTTGGCCTATTCGATGCGTACTCGCACGTAACGATGCGCTTACGCCAACGCCTACATTGGATAACCGCGGGGTTTATTTTCTGGGTGGCGATCGATGTCGTCGACGCCTTGCTGTGGCCCGCGTACGAGCCATATTGGGTTCACACGACCATCGATGCAGCGCAAGTGATTTTCCCACTCGTCGTCGCCTATGCCATCTTCCGCGAGCGAGTCGTTGACATCAACTTCGTCATTAGCCGCACGGTCGCGTACGGAATCCTGACGACCGCAATCGTCGGTGTCTTCGCGCTCATCGATCTGTTCTTATCGCGCACCATGGAAGCGCGATTCAGCCTCCCCGTCGATATCGTCGTCGCGCTCGTCTTAGGCTTCTTCTTCCACGGAATGCGCAACCGCATCGATGCCGGGGTCGACCGCGTGATTTTTCGGAAGCGGCACATTGCGGAGACGCGTCTGGCCAAAGCCGCCAAGGCGGTCGTGCATGTCGACGATCCGAGTGCGATTGCCGACTATCTCACTCGACTGCCGGTCGAGGTCTTGGATCTGACCGGTGCGGCACTCTATCTGCGCCGCGGCAACGGCTTCGCGTTGGAACGCTGGGCGGGTTGGAAACACGAGCCCGCCGCGTCGCTTCCCACATCCGATCCGCTGGTTGCTTTTTTGAGTTCGGAGCTTGACTGCGTGCGCGTCAGCGATGTGCCCATGCGCGAGGCTCCGCCCGACCGCCACGATGTGCCCGTACTCGCCATTCCTTTGGTATTCCGCCGGGAACTTGCGGGCTTTGCCCTTTACGGCGTGCATGAAGACGGCGCCGACTTGGATACCGACGACGAGCAAGCGCTCGTGCCGCTGGTCAACAATGCAGCCGTTACCTACGATCATATCGAAGCGCAAGCGCTGCGCGAAGAAATCTTGAAGCTGAGATCGTTACAAGCGGTCCCATCTTAGGAATACTGCGGGAGTGAGGGCGATCGCTTCACTCCTACTCTTGAGCCTGGTCGTGGCGGTCGCTCCCGCCGATAACGCACCCGCCGACAAATACTTCGGACGGCTAAAGATGAGCGCGTTGCGCATTCGTTACGAGATCGCGCAGATAAAAAGCCGCTACGACAATCACAAACTGTTGCCGGAAGAAGCGGAG
This Candidatus Rubrimentiphilum sp. DNA region includes the following protein-coding sequences:
- a CDS encoding WGxxGxxG family protein — protein: MRISIGKYVAGAVLAVGLAMTPGAALAQYAQATTGAAPLASPATTTTTGTTSSATTAYTANPQTGLWGLLGLVGLVGLFGMRRDTTIS
- the selD gene encoding selenide, water dikinase SelD encodes the protein MTKEDIFRLTHLSSCAGUASKMDAAVLAQVLRELPKIADPNVLVGTATADDAGVYRLTDEIALVQSVDFFTPIVDDPRDYGRIAAANALSDIYAMGARPVSALAIGAFPENMDAKIIGAILAGGAEKAREAGIEIIGGHTIKDDEPKYGLAVTGVAHPDRIWRNDTGKPGDALVLTKPIGTGILTTARRSDAIDDFALRPAIESMLTLNRQAAEIAAAFDVNAATDVTGFGLIGHLSEMTAGGAGAEISAQAVTFFDGVEALAAADVVPGGTRTNLTLALERGVQFAPGISAAMQLALCDAQTSGGLLLAVPPDRSTELVHALRNAGLAGASEIGSLTPEPVILVVA
- a CDS encoding PDZ domain-containing protein, with the protein product MKTSHPALRVTVVVALSLFFCVSYFPDLLRVVGHPNGDWGFRTNGTIVTVVRPDSPAQRAGIRPGDRIDISAFPEKIRWATLGGLAIAPGDALTFKIWKHGRFEDVALRAIAERNVAAFIVIRELAFLLPLVIGVFLVLLRPSPITWGFFLFSLAAGGAPPNAVLPDRLLPWSVSTAWFRVYILLFNVVPKTGLALFAFALARRPLGAWRTAAISAVAALGIISTVPFYVFNDTIGWPQLTAWCDIAAYAIALLGLFDAYSHVTMRLRQRLHWITAGFIFWVAIDVVDALLWPAYEPYWVHTTIDAAQVIFPLVVAYAIFRERVVDINFVISRTVAYGILTTAIVGVFALIDLFLSRTMEARFSLPVDIVVALVLGFFFHGMRNRIDAGVDRVIFRKRHIAETRLAKAAKAVVHVDDPSAIADYLTRLPVEVLDLTGAALYLRRGNGFALERWAGWKHEPAASLPTSDPLVAFLSSELDCVRVSDVPMREAPPDRHDVPVLAIPLVFRRELAGFALYGVHEDGADLDTDDEQALVPLVNNAAVTYDHIEAQALREEILKLRSLQAVPS
- a CDS encoding PfkB family carbohydrate kinase; its protein translation is MQVMCIGGACVDRGYNVHGSVVFNSSNPAARGDAVFGGVARNVAENLARLGIQTSLLTVAGNDRSGQAMLNELKAAGVDVSLSKTIAGATDEYAAIMERGELVVGAADMRAIETLTTGDLDGRWESIAAAPWLFIECNVAEAVLRACADRRSIARYKLAVNAVSAPKSHRLPERLDAIDLLFINEGEAQSYLDDTGNTQEEELARLLMARGAPAVVLSSAERGIICAQGGSFIRVPAAQARRVSATGAGDALIAGTLRGLIAGQDLPEAVRTGANLAALTLESERSVRPDLSPALLDAR